DNA sequence from the Bacillus pumilus genome:
TTTTTCAAGACGTTCAGACATTTTTTGGCGATCATGTTTTCTAATTGAAGATTCGACTAAATGTGGATGATGACTCCCATAAATTATTCTATAAAGTTTTTCAATCAATAACCTAACAAGTGCATCTATTAAATATTTATCATTTAAAGGTATTAGCAGTAATGTTCTGCTTAAATATACTCTGTATTCCTTTAATAAGTTGATAAAATTACTCGTTAAATATCCCTGTTTATCAAAAAAAAATGAAATCGTAACAAAAACATCATTTACTGATAAAAATAGTGTTTCAAGATTTTCTTTATCTTCATCTTGGAGCCTATCTAAATAGCTAGGGTGGTTTTTTTCTAGAAATTCTATATATGCCTTAAACTTTAATTGATTTTGCAATCATTATCCCCTATTTCTTGAATATTTATTTATGAACTTAGTAGTTTCTGAAAAGTCTACCAATTGTTTTTCTTCTATAAGTTTCAATACAAATCTTTTAAAAATTGATATATTAAAATTAATGTCTTCAATTTTATTTCTATCAATTTCTCTTATAACTTTAGCTACAAGCGCTGTTCTATTAGAAAATAAATATTCTCCTATTGTATTTTCAAATTTTAATAGATCTAACAGTTCTTTAATATCTTTGTTATATTGAAAGATTTCTTTAGATAGAAGCACTGGTATAAGAACAGAATAAAATTCCATTTTAACATGATCTATATCAGAGTTTGACTCCAGTAATCGAATCCTTCTCCACAGGATCTTCATTATTCATCTCCTCAATTCTATCCATCAATTCATTACAAATATTATTGATAGTATCATCTAAAGCTTTATCTTGCCTGTCAACAATACTTTTTTCAAAAGGAGCTGTCGCCAGTTTATTTGATTCTCCAAAAAAACTTTTAAAAATATGTATTTTATTTTCCATAACTATGTCTGAATCTTTTAAACCTTCTATATAATCTGCTTGTCTTGGTTTCCTAGTTAGATTTACTCCTGTCCATATTACACCTAAGTTTCTAGGTTGTCTTTCTTTAAACACTCCATTTCTCTGAGCTTTAACTATATCTTTAACTACTTTTTCTAATAAGTCTACACCTAAAACAGAATACGCATCTGGCACAGCTGGTACAAAATAATAGTCACTAGCATAGAAAGACATCTCCGTATAAACAGAATATGTTGGAGGACAATCTAAAAATATAAAATCATACTCTCCACGTAAATCTTCTTCTAAAATATAATCCATTAACTTATTAGGTGTACTAGGGTTATTCTGTCTTTGAATAAAAATTGTTTCTAACTCACCTGGCATTAGATCCAAGTTATTTGTTAAATTTAGAATAACTCGCTTTCTATCTGCTCCAACCATATCTTCTTTAAAGATATTATCCACAGAACATTTATATTCTAAAACTTTTTCTCCGGCTTCATTTTCAGTATAGAACTTAGTATCTTTTGAATATTTTTCTAACAATGATTGTGTTAAATTAGCTTGTGGGTCAACATCAATTAACAAAACCCTAATAGGAACTTCAGTACCATCTTCTGCTTCTTTCTTAAAATATGTAGATATATACAAAGCTATTTCTCTACAAAGAGTGGTTTTACCTACACCACCTTTCATATTAATTAAAGAAATTACCTTTCCTTTCACGCCCATAGTAATAACCTCCTAGAAATTTAAAATACTTATACTTTTTTCTGCATTATATGCCAAAATCCCTTTTATTTTTTCATCTTAGTATGCCTCTTCTCTTCCAATCTTATATTCTTTACTATACTAATAGTTTTTTCATTCTCACTTACCATTAATAAATCATTCGCCTACTTCTTTACCTTTTCATTAATTGCTTCCATGAAACCTCGTTTATTTGCTACTTTAAGCACTGCTTTAATACATATAATTATTATTATTTCCCTTTCAAATTACTCAAATAAATACTGGTAAAGTATGATTGAGTTTCTCTTAATAACAATAATACTCATGTCCACTTTCAACAGTCATTTGCTTAGGAAGGTTCTAGACCTACAATTGTAAATCTATAAAAAAATATAGAATATCAGTTTACTGTTCCTTGCTTTATTAAATATATCCCATCAGTTTTATTCTTCCTTAAAAATCCCATTTACTTATGATAAGGCTCCCCCCGCACAATCCGAAACGCCCGATAAATCTGCTCTACCAACACCAGCCTCATCAACTGATGCGGAAACGTCATCCTCGAAAACGATAGTTTCTCATTCGCACGCTGCATCACAGCATCACTCAACCCAAGGGATCCGCCTATGACAAAACATACCTTGCTTTTTCCGTATGTTGCCAGCTTATCTATTGTATCGGCTAATTCTTCGGAACTTTTCATTTTTCCTTCGATGGCGAGGGCGATGACGTGGGCGTCTGGGTTGATTTTGCTTAGGATGCGTTCGCCTTCTTTGTCTTTGATGATTTTCATGTCTTGATCACTGAGATTCTCGGGTGCTTTTTCGTCCGCGAGCTCAATGATCTCGATTTTTGCGTAAGCCTGTAATCGTTTTGTGTATTCGGCTATGCCTTGCTTTAAATATTTCTCTTTTAATTTTCCTACTGTGATAATTGATATATTCACAGGTCATCCCCACCTTAAGAACAAGTTATTCATATAAGTTATCAACAATTGTGGATAAAATTTGTGTATTTTGTGTCCGATCATTCGTTCCCCACTATATATATTGCAGGTTCATCGCACAATTCACAGGTTGTGGATAAACTGTGTGTATGTTCGATTTTTCTGAATTCTGGCGGCGTTTCGTGATCATCTATGTACATGTCTAGTACGGTTTCTATGTGTTCTGCGCAAGCATAAAGTGATTTGTTCATAAGTTTCTGATTCCTCCAATATGTTGTCTCGTTATTCACAAGTGTTTCGCTCATTGTTCAATATAACCGATTTATTCACATGTTAATAGTCTTTTACCATTTTCCACACCTTTTATCCACAAACCAAACAAAAAAAGCCTCCACTCCTGTGAAGGCTTCCTTCTATAGAAACGGATTGTAAAATCTCGTTCCTCTAACAAATGTAATCACTAGCGACACGATCAGTACCGCCCCAACAAATATGAACGCCACATAATCTGCTTTTTGAAAGTCTTTCGCCGTAAACCATGTGCGCTTTTTATGCTTTCCAAATCCGCGCAGCTCCATCGCATTGCTGATCGTTTCAATCCGCTCTAGGCTAGAAAATATCAGCGGCATCACAATCGACAGCGCATTTTTGATCCGTTTCCCCAGTTTTTCATTCTTCGATAAATCAATGCCTCTTGCTTGTTGAGAAATTGCGATCGTTCGAAAATCCCGCTGAATGTCCGGAATATAGCGCAGAGCAATCGCTACAGCATAAGAAATTCGGTAGCTAACCCCGATTCGGCTGAGCGATGAGGCGAATTCACTTGGATTTGTTGTCACAATAAATAAAAGCGCTGCTGGCATCACGGTCACATATTTTAGCGTAATGTTCAATTGATAGAAAAGCTGTTCAAGTGTGACATTGTACCAGCCGGCAATGTGAAACAGCTCGTGCTTTGCTCCGTAGATGGCGACACCTTGCTGGGGCGCAAAGATGTAAATGGCGATGTTGTTGATCACTAGGAAAATCGCCAGGACGATCACCACGAAGGAGATATCACGAAATCGCACGTTCGATAGCTGAAAGAACACGATACTGGCAACTAGCATAAACACTAATACGCCTGTATCATACGTGAGCATCGCTGCGGATGACCAGAGGATAAAGCAAATGAGTTTGGTTGCCCCTGTCAGCCGGTGAATCGGCGACGGGCGATCGATATAGGACAGCATGTCTACAGCCATGTCATTCGTTCCTTTCTGTCAACCTCAATGAAGCGATCCACGAGTTCATTTGGATTTGGCCAGTCTGCTTTCAGCGCCAATTCATATAGCGATGTTTCCTTTAAGCTCGCCTTTTGAACA
Encoded proteins:
- a CDS encoding CxxH/CxxC protein; translated protein: MNKSLYACAEHIETVLDMYIDDHETPPEFRKIEHTHSLSTTCELCDEPAIYIVGNE
- the rlmH gene encoding 23S rRNA (pseudouridine(1915)-N(3))-methyltransferase RlmH codes for the protein MNISIITVGKLKEKYLKQGIAEYTKRLQAYAKIEIIELADEKAPENLSDQDMKIIKDKEGERILSKINPDAHVIALAIEGKMKSSEELADTIDKLATYGKSKVCFVIGGSLGLSDAVMQRANEKLSFSRMTFPHQLMRLVLVEQIYRAFRIVRGEPYHK
- a CDS encoding energy-coupling factor transporter transmembrane component T family protein; this encodes MAVDMLSYIDRPSPIHRLTGATKLICFILWSSAAMLTYDTGVLVFMLVASIVFFQLSNVRFRDISFVVIVLAIFLVINNIAIYIFAPQQGVAIYGAKHELFHIAGWYNVTLEQLFYQLNITLKYVTVMPAALLFIVTTNPSEFASSLSRIGVSYRISYAVAIALRYIPDIQRDFRTIAISQQARGIDLSKNEKLGKRIKNALSIVMPLIFSSLERIETISNAMELRGFGKHKKRTWFTAKDFQKADYVAFIFVGAVLIVSLVITFVRGTRFYNPFL
- a CDS encoding ParA family protein, producing the protein MGVKGKVISLINMKGGVGKTTLCREIALYISTYFKKEAEDGTEVPIRVLLIDVDPQANLTQSLLEKYSKDTKFYTENEAGEKVLEYKCSVDNIFKEDMVGADRKRVILNLTNNLDLMPGELETIFIQRQNNPSTPNKLMDYILEEDLRGEYDFIFLDCPPTYSVYTEMSFYASDYYFVPAVPDAYSVLGVDLLEKVVKDIVKAQRNGVFKERQPRNLGVIWTGVNLTRKPRQADYIEGLKDSDIVMENKIHIFKSFFGESNKLATAPFEKSIVDRQDKALDDTINNICNELMDRIEEMNNEDPVEKDSITGVKL